A stretch of Campylobacter gracilis DNA encodes these proteins:
- the thiH gene encoding 2-iminoacetate synthase ThiH translates to MMKTGYLAGMEDIGSEMMERTLALRESFCEEASEADVQRAIGAKNRTLRDFAALLSVRAGEHLEQIARTAAREKAAHFGSNIAVFTPIYISNYCDNLCVYCGFNCKNKIARARLDEAQLKAEFEAIAASGLEEILILTGESEKNSPVRYIGRACELARQYFKVIGVEIYPLNSADYAYLHACGVDFVTVFQETYDPARYAQLHLAGNKRVFAYRFAAQERAIRGGMRGVGFAALLGLGDFRRDAFATGVHAWLLQRKYPRAEISFSVPRLRPIINNDKINPKDVGERELLQVMCAYRLLLPSAQITISTRERAGFRDNAIRIAASKISAGVSVGIGGHSEQRGDEQFEISDARSVSEVCEAIRGGGLQPLMSEYIYV, encoded by the coding sequence ATGATGAAAACCGGCTATCTAGCGGGCATGGAGGATATCGGAAGCGAGATGATGGAGCGTACGCTCGCTCTGCGCGAGAGTTTTTGCGAGGAGGCGAGCGAGGCTGACGTGCAAAGGGCGATCGGCGCGAAAAACAGAACTCTGCGCGATTTTGCCGCTCTACTAAGCGTGCGCGCGGGCGAGCATTTGGAGCAGATCGCCCGCACTGCGGCGCGCGAAAAGGCGGCGCATTTTGGCAGCAACATCGCCGTTTTTACGCCGATTTACATCTCAAACTACTGCGACAATCTGTGCGTTTACTGCGGCTTTAACTGCAAAAACAAAATCGCGCGCGCAAGGCTCGATGAGGCGCAGCTAAAGGCGGAGTTTGAGGCGATCGCGGCAAGCGGGCTAGAGGAAATTTTGATCCTCACCGGCGAGAGCGAGAAAAACAGCCCCGTGCGCTACATCGGGCGCGCCTGCGAGCTCGCGCGGCAGTATTTTAAGGTAATCGGCGTCGAAATTTATCCGCTAAACTCCGCTGATTACGCCTATTTGCACGCTTGCGGCGTCGATTTCGTCACCGTTTTTCAAGAAACCTACGATCCCGCGCGCTACGCGCAGCTGCATCTTGCGGGCAACAAGCGCGTTTTTGCGTATCGCTTCGCAGCTCAAGAGCGCGCGATTAGAGGCGGTATGCGCGGCGTGGGCTTTGCGGCGCTTTTGGGGCTCGGGGATTTCCGCCGCGATGCCTTTGCCACGGGCGTGCACGCGTGGCTACTTCAGCGCAAGTACCCGCGCGCCGAGATCTCCTTTTCGGTGCCGCGCCTGCGCCCGATCATCAACAACGACAAAATAAACCCGAAGGACGTCGGCGAGCGTGAGCTGCTGCAGGTCATGTGCGCGTATCGGCTGCTGCTGCCAAGTGCGCAGATCACGATCTCTACGCGCGAGAGGGCGGGCTTCCGCGACAACGCGATCAGGATCGCGGCGAGCAAAATTTCGGCGGGCGTGAGCGTGGGTATCGGCGGGCACAGCGAGCAGAGGGGCGACGAGCAGTTCGAAATCAGCGACGCGCGCAGCGTAAGCGAGGTCTGCGAGGCGATCCGCGGCGGCGGGCTGCAGCCGCTGATGAGCGAGTATATCTATGTGTGA